The following proteins are co-located in the Streptomyces sp. DT2A-34 genome:
- the purS gene encoding phosphoribosylformylglycinamidine synthase subunit PurS — MARVVVDVMLKPEILDPQGQAVQRALPRLGFEGISDVRQGKRFELEVDGPVDEAALARIHDLAESFLANTVIEDFTVRVEEVAEAAK, encoded by the coding sequence GTGGCACGCGTCGTAGTCGACGTCATGCTCAAGCCGGAGATCCTCGACCCCCAGGGCCAGGCGGTGCAGCGCGCACTGCCGCGGCTGGGTTTCGAAGGCATCTCGGACGTACGTCAGGGAAAGCGTTTCGAACTGGAAGTTGACGGGCCGGTCGACGAGGCCGCGCTCGCCCGCATCCACGATCTTGCGGAATCCTTCCTCGCCAACACCGTCATCGAGGACTTCACCGTCCGGGTCGAGGAAGTCGCGGAGGCCGCGAAGTGA
- the purQ gene encoding phosphoribosylformylglycinamidine synthase subunit PurQ, translating to MTARIGVVTFPGSLDDRDTQRAIRLAGAEPVALWHKDKDLKQVDAVVLCGGFSYGDYLRAGAIARFSPVMDTVIEQAKAGLPVLGICNGFQILTEAHLLPGGMLGNDHLHFICRDQKLRVENAETSWTSDYSAGQEIHIPLKNMDGRYVADPYTLDKLEAEGRVAFRYLDFNPNGSLNDIAGITNEAGNVVGLMPHPEHAVEPLIGTGRTDGLPFFTSILKKLVNA from the coding sequence GTGACCGCTCGTATTGGCGTCGTCACTTTCCCGGGCTCTCTCGACGACCGGGACACGCAACGTGCGATCCGGCTCGCTGGTGCCGAACCGGTCGCCCTGTGGCACAAGGACAAGGACCTCAAGCAGGTCGACGCGGTGGTTCTGTGCGGCGGTTTCTCCTACGGCGACTATCTGCGCGCCGGAGCCATCGCCCGCTTCTCGCCGGTGATGGACACGGTCATCGAGCAGGCGAAGGCCGGTCTGCCGGTCCTCGGCATCTGCAACGGCTTCCAGATCCTCACCGAGGCCCACCTCCTCCCGGGCGGGATGCTCGGCAACGACCACCTGCACTTCATCTGCCGTGACCAGAAGCTGCGGGTGGAGAACGCGGAGACCTCCTGGACCAGCGACTACAGCGCCGGCCAGGAGATCCACATCCCGCTGAAGAACATGGACGGCCGGTACGTCGCCGACCCGTACACGCTGGACAAGCTGGAGGCCGAGGGCCGCGTCGCCTTCCGCTACCTCGACTTCAACCCGAACGGCTCGCTCAACGACATCGCCGGCATCACCAACGAGGCCGGCAACGTCGTAGGCCTGATGCCGCACCCGGAGCACGCCGTGGAGCCGCTCATCGGCACCGGCCGCACCGACGGCCTCCCCTTCTTCACCTCGATCCTCAAGAAGCTGGTCAACGCATGA
- the purL gene encoding phosphoribosylformylglycinamidine synthase subunit PurL, whose amino-acid sequence MSRTPLDTVEHAAATPDVELPWAELGLKKDEYERVVEILGRRPTGAELAMYSVMWSEHCSYKSSKVHLRQFGEKAPQSDALLVGIGENAGVVDVGQGYAVTFKVESHNHPSYVEPYQGAATGVGGIVRDIIAMGARPVAVVDPLRFGAADHPDTKRVLPGVVAGIGGYGNCLGLPNIGGEVVFDACYQGNPLVNAGAIGVMRHEDIHLAKASGAGNKVILYGARTGGDGIGGASILASETFDDAKPSKRPAVQVGDPFQEKLLIECTLEAFKEKLVVGIQDLGAAGLSCATSELASNGSGGMRVTLDDVPLRDSTLSPEEILMSESQERMCAVVEPGKVDRFLEICEKWDVIATVIGEVTEGDRLEIYWHGGKIVDVDPRTVAHEGPVYERPYARPSWQDELQADDANKLPRPQTSQELKDQVLKLVASPNQASKKWVTSQYDHFVQGNTVLAQPEDSGMIRIDEETGLGVAIATDGNGRYAKLDPYHGAQLALAEAYRNVATTGAKPLAVSDCLNFGSPEDPAVMWQFAEAVRGLADACQQLGTPVTGGNVSLYNQTGEVAIHPTPVVAVLGVIDDVARRTPVAFQEEGQLLYLLGDTREEFSGSAWSQVVHDHLGGLPPQVDLERERLLAEILISASRDGMIDSAHDLSDGGLIQAVVESALLGGKGARLVVPDGLDAFTFLFSESAGRAIVAVPRSEEVRFNDMCGARGLPATRIGVVDGDSVDLQGEFALSLEELRKAHEETIPALLA is encoded by the coding sequence ATGAGCCGGACGCCTCTGGACACGGTCGAGCACGCGGCCGCGACCCCCGACGTCGAGCTGCCCTGGGCCGAACTCGGTCTGAAGAAGGACGAGTACGAGAGGGTCGTGGAGATCCTCGGCCGTCGGCCCACCGGTGCCGAGCTGGCCATGTACTCCGTCATGTGGTCCGAGCACTGCTCGTACAAGTCGTCGAAGGTGCACCTGCGCCAGTTCGGTGAGAAGGCCCCGCAGTCCGACGCCCTGCTCGTCGGCATCGGCGAGAACGCGGGCGTCGTCGACGTCGGCCAGGGTTACGCGGTCACCTTCAAGGTCGAGTCGCACAACCACCCGTCGTACGTCGAGCCCTACCAGGGCGCGGCCACGGGTGTCGGCGGCATCGTGCGCGACATCATCGCGATGGGCGCGCGGCCGGTCGCCGTGGTCGACCCGCTGCGGTTCGGTGCGGCCGACCACCCGGACACCAAGCGCGTCCTCCCCGGTGTCGTCGCCGGCATCGGCGGTTACGGCAACTGCCTCGGCCTCCCGAATATCGGCGGCGAGGTCGTCTTCGACGCTTGCTACCAGGGCAACCCGCTGGTCAACGCCGGTGCCATCGGTGTGATGCGGCACGAGGACATCCACCTGGCGAAGGCGTCCGGCGCGGGCAACAAGGTCATCCTGTACGGGGCTCGTACGGGTGGTGACGGCATCGGTGGTGCCTCGATCCTCGCGTCCGAGACCTTCGACGACGCCAAGCCCTCCAAGCGCCCGGCGGTCCAGGTCGGCGACCCCTTCCAGGAGAAGCTGCTCATCGAGTGCACCCTGGAGGCCTTCAAGGAGAAGCTGGTCGTCGGCATCCAGGACCTGGGTGCGGCGGGCCTGTCCTGCGCCACGTCCGAGCTGGCCTCGAACGGCTCCGGCGGCATGCGCGTGACCCTGGACGACGTACCGCTGCGTGACTCGACCCTCTCGCCCGAGGAAATCCTCATGAGCGAGTCGCAGGAACGCATGTGCGCGGTCGTGGAGCCGGGGAAGGTCGACCGGTTCCTGGAGATCTGCGAGAAGTGGGACGTCATCGCCACTGTTATCGGTGAGGTGACCGAAGGCGACCGCCTGGAGATCTACTGGCACGGCGGCAAGATCGTCGACGTCGACCCGCGCACGGTGGCGCACGAGGGCCCGGTCTACGAGCGCCCGTACGCCCGCCCGTCCTGGCAGGACGAGCTGCAGGCGGACGACGCGAACAAGCTGCCGCGCCCGCAGACGTCGCAGGAGCTGAAGGACCAGGTCCTGAAGCTGGTCGCGTCCCCGAACCAGGCCTCCAAGAAGTGGGTCACGTCCCAGTACGACCACTTCGTGCAGGGCAACACCGTCCTCGCCCAGCCCGAGGACTCCGGCATGATCCGCATCGACGAGGAGACCGGCCTCGGCGTCGCCATCGCGACGGACGGCAACGGCCGGTACGCGAAGCTGGACCCGTACCACGGCGCCCAGCTGGCCCTCGCGGAGGCGTACCGCAACGTCGCCACGACCGGTGCCAAGCCGCTCGCGGTCTCCGACTGCCTGAACTTCGGCTCGCCCGAGGACCCGGCGGTCATGTGGCAGTTCGCGGAGGCGGTACGCGGACTGGCGGACGCCTGCCAGCAGTTGGGCACCCCGGTGACCGGCGGCAACGTCTCGCTCTACAACCAGACCGGCGAGGTCGCCATCCACCCGACCCCGGTGGTCGCGGTCCTCGGCGTCATCGACGACGTGGCCCGGCGCACGCCGGTCGCTTTCCAGGAGGAGGGCCAGCTGCTGTACCTCCTCGGCGACACGCGTGAGGAGTTCAGCGGCTCTGCCTGGTCGCAGGTCGTCCACGACCACCTGGGCGGTCTGCCCCCGCAGGTGGACCTGGAGCGCGAGCGCCTGCTCGCCGAGATCCTGATCTCCGCCTCCCGCGACGGCATGATCGACTCCGCGCACGACCTGTCCGACGGCGGCCTCATCCAGGCGGTCGTAGAGTCGGCCCTGCTCGGCGGCAAGGGCGCGCGTCTGGTCGTCCCGGACGGTCTGGACGCCTTCACCTTCCTCTTCTCCGAGTCGGCGGGACGCGCGATCGTCGCCGTGCCGCGCTCCGAGGAGGTCCGCTTCAACGACATGTGCGGTGCGCGGGGCCTGCCGGCCACCCGTATCGGTGTCGTGGACGGCGACTCCGTCGACCTCCAGGGCGAGTTCGCGCTCAGCCTGGAGGAGCTGCGGAAGGCCCACGAGGAGACCATCCCGGCGCTGCTCGCCTGA
- a CDS encoding helix-turn-helix transcriptional regulator has product MELEQRVADLERRLAALENAQHTAPRLGEGDFWALQGFKEQLAQLKAADGGVLFTGAVRLPTGEQYEWQHGALTEGLLDDDWTESAESFAALGHPVRLRLLREVIGGRRTAAELAELDEVGTTGQIYHHLRQLTGAGWLHTTGRGRYEVPPGRVVPLLVALSTARP; this is encoded by the coding sequence GTGGAACTTGAGCAACGCGTCGCCGACCTGGAGCGACGGCTGGCGGCGCTGGAGAACGCGCAGCACACCGCTCCCCGCCTCGGTGAGGGCGACTTCTGGGCCCTGCAGGGGTTCAAGGAGCAGTTGGCCCAGCTGAAGGCGGCCGATGGAGGGGTGCTGTTCACCGGCGCCGTGCGGCTGCCGACCGGGGAGCAGTACGAGTGGCAGCACGGGGCGCTGACCGAAGGGCTGCTGGACGACGACTGGACCGAGTCCGCCGAGTCGTTCGCGGCGCTCGGGCATCCGGTGCGGCTGCGGCTGCTGCGCGAGGTCATCGGCGGCCGGCGCACGGCGGCCGAACTCGCCGAGCTGGACGAGGTCGGCACGACCGGCCAGATCTACCACCACCTGCGCCAACTGACCGGCGCGGGCTGGCTGCACACGACGGGCCGGGGCCGCTACGAGGTACCGCCGGGGCGGGTCGTACCGCTGCTGGTGGCGCTGTCGACAGCCCGGCCGTGA
- a CDS encoding M23 family metallopeptidase, producing MSARKLVTLTYRGLQLAFLGLVIAHFSLDLGYPWWWNFLPIVLAYALVIVANRWGGTPDSPRAAREPVEVAPPVTGRWTALNSPADRTPSHGTHAYGQTFAIDVVAEPEPGARPGFRSLWPIARRNSAFPAFGAPLLAVADATVVRASDGQRDHLSRTSLPALLYLMLVEGSVRDLLGVKRIVGNHVILDLGDGTYALYAHLRRGSLTVREGDRVTAGRPLARCGNSGNSTEPHLHFQLMDGPDPDSARGIPFTWRGIGVPRNQEAFEVPTADSQPAWAAHPAGD from the coding sequence ATGTCCGCACGCAAACTGGTCACCCTCACCTACCGAGGGCTGCAACTGGCCTTCCTCGGCCTGGTGATCGCGCACTTCTCACTGGACCTCGGGTATCCGTGGTGGTGGAACTTCCTGCCGATCGTCCTGGCCTACGCCCTCGTCATCGTGGCCAACCGGTGGGGCGGCACCCCGGACAGCCCGCGCGCGGCCCGGGAGCCCGTCGAGGTCGCCCCGCCCGTCACCGGCCGCTGGACCGCGCTGAACAGCCCGGCCGACCGCACGCCGAGCCACGGCACGCACGCGTACGGCCAGACGTTCGCCATCGACGTCGTCGCCGAGCCCGAGCCCGGCGCCCGCCCCGGTTTCCGCTCGCTCTGGCCGATCGCCCGCCGCAACAGCGCCTTCCCCGCCTTCGGGGCCCCGCTTCTCGCGGTCGCCGACGCCACCGTCGTACGGGCCTCAGACGGGCAGCGCGACCACCTGAGCCGCACCTCGCTGCCCGCCCTGCTGTACCTGATGCTCGTGGAGGGGTCCGTGCGCGACCTGCTCGGGGTCAAGCGGATCGTCGGCAACCACGTCATCCTCGACCTCGGCGACGGCACCTACGCGCTCTACGCCCACCTGCGGCGCGGCTCGCTCACCGTCCGCGAGGGCGACCGGGTGACCGCCGGCCGGCCGCTGGCCCGCTGCGGAAACTCCGGCAACTCCACCGAGCCCCACCTCCACTTCCAGCTGATGGACGGCCCCGACCCGGACAGCGCCCGCGGCATCCCCTTCACCTGGCGCGGCATCGGCGTCCCGCGCAACCAGGAGGCGTTCGAGGTGCCCACGGCGGACTCGCAGCCCGCATGGGCTGCTCACCCGGCTGGGGACTGA
- a CDS encoding maleylpyruvate isomerase family mycothiol-dependent enzyme, which yields MPPAKKRARTYDPAKIRTAVLAQFGNVRQAVRTLTPEQLALPTRLGDWTVRDLAAHVTMAVETVSRNLDRDEPAKAELTLLDWPFATAARAGDIADGTRDLAAANPDLDALYARTEERLTLKLADAPGARLLAARTGAMTLADYLVTRTVELVVHTDDLNAAVPGLDIPYDRQALAACTRLLADALAARAPGGSTEVRIPPYAVVQCVEGPRHTRGTPPNVVETDPLTWIRLATGRVAWQEAVAEAKVSASGERADLGGLLPLLS from the coding sequence ATGCCGCCCGCCAAGAAGCGCGCCCGCACCTACGACCCCGCCAAGATCCGCACGGCGGTCCTCGCCCAGTTCGGGAACGTACGTCAGGCCGTACGCACCCTGACCCCCGAGCAACTCGCGCTGCCCACCCGGCTGGGCGACTGGACCGTACGGGACCTGGCCGCACACGTGACCATGGCCGTGGAGACCGTCAGCCGCAACCTCGACCGCGACGAGCCCGCCAAGGCGGAGCTCACCCTCCTGGACTGGCCCTTCGCCACCGCCGCCCGCGCCGGCGACATCGCTGACGGCACCCGCGACCTCGCCGCCGCCAACCCCGACCTCGACGCCCTGTACGCCCGCACCGAGGAACGCCTCACGCTGAAGCTGGCGGACGCCCCCGGCGCCCGGCTCCTCGCCGCCCGCACCGGCGCCATGACCCTCGCCGACTACCTGGTCACCCGCACCGTCGAACTCGTCGTCCACACCGACGACCTGAACGCCGCCGTCCCCGGCCTCGACATCCCGTACGACCGTCAGGCCCTCGCCGCCTGCACCCGCCTCCTCGCCGACGCCCTCGCCGCGCGGGCGCCCGGCGGCTCGACCGAGGTGCGGATCCCGCCGTACGCCGTGGTGCAGTGCGTCGAGGGGCCGAGGCACACCCGGGGCACCCCGCCCAACGTCGTCGAGACCGACCCGCTGACCTGGATCCGGCTCGCGACCGGGCGGGTGGCGTGGCAGGAGGCGGTGGCGGAGGCGAAGGTGAGCGCGAGCGGGGAGCGGGCCGACCTGGGCGGGTTGCTGCCGCTCCTGAGCTGA
- a CDS encoding META domain-containing protein, whose translation MNTLGTLGKDKQRLAAALTALALLPLAAACGSEDAGSDSVGAGASASVTGAYWAVDAVTVDGKKSAAPSNAYLRIADGGEVKGNLGCNNFGADAAFADSHVTFDKMQSTEMACDDVPANFEQTLARTLSAGDLTTEVDGDKLTLTTADGDRVALTKEEAAPLKGTKWNITSPDTDGKAHLTFDAKTGQVSGSLGCNKVRAKATVSDGRITLGTASTTRMMCDTSLMKTEKTLLALFDGTVKYELDHRNLSLTSENGEHVNAAAAE comes from the coding sequence ATGAACACACTCGGCACCCTTGGCAAGGACAAGCAGCGACTGGCCGCCGCCCTCACCGCGCTGGCCCTCCTTCCGCTCGCCGCCGCCTGCGGCAGCGAGGACGCGGGAAGTGACTCGGTCGGTGCCGGGGCCTCGGCCTCCGTCACCGGCGCCTACTGGGCGGTCGACGCCGTGACCGTCGACGGCAAGAAGAGCGCCGCCCCGAGCAACGCCTACCTGCGCATCGCCGACGGCGGCGAGGTCAAGGGCAACCTCGGCTGCAACAACTTCGGCGCCGACGCCGCCTTCGCCGACAGCCACGTCACCTTCGACAAGATGCAGTCGACCGAGATGGCCTGCGACGACGTTCCCGCGAACTTCGAGCAGACCCTCGCCCGCACCCTCTCCGCCGGCGACCTCACCACCGAGGTCGACGGCGACAAGCTCACCCTCACCACGGCGGACGGCGACCGCGTCGCCCTCACCAAGGAGGAGGCCGCCCCGCTCAAGGGCACGAAGTGGAACATCACCAGCCCGGACACCGACGGCAAGGCCCACCTCACCTTCGACGCGAAAACCGGACAGGTCAGCGGCAGCCTCGGCTGCAACAAGGTGAGGGCGAAGGCGACGGTCAGCGACGGCCGTATCACGCTGGGCACCGCGTCCACCACCCGAATGATGTGCGACACCTCACTCATGAAAACGGAGAAGACCCTCCTGGCCCTCTTCGATGGCACGGTGAAGTACGAACTCGATCACCGCAACCTCAGCCTGACCAGCGAAAACGGCGAACACGTCAACGCGGCCGCCGCCGAGTGA
- the purF gene encoding amidophosphoribosyltransferase: MPRGDGRLNHDLLPGEKGPQDACGVFGVWAPGEEVAKLTYFGLYALQHRGQESAGIAVSNGSQILVFKDMGLVSQVFDETSLGSLQGHIAVGHARYSTTGASVWENAQPTFRATAHGSIALGHNGNLVNTAQLAEMVADLPKQEGGRTPRVAATNDTDLLTALLAAQVDEDGNPLTIEEAAHQVLPQVKGAFSLVFMDEHTLYAARDPQGIRPLVLGRLERGWVVASESAALDICGASYVREVEPGEFIAIDENGLRTSRFAEAKPKGCVFEYVYLARPDTDIAGRNVYLSRVEMGRKLAKEAPVEADLVIATPESGTPAAIGYAEASGIPFGAGLVKNAYVGRTFIQPSQTIRQLGIRLKLNPLKEVIKGKRLVVVDDSIVRGNTQRALVRMLREAGAAEVHIRISSPPVKWPCFFGIDFATRAELIANGMTIEEIGTSLGADSLSYISIDGMIEATTIAKPNLCRACFDGEYPMDLPDPELLGKQLLETELAAGPAATAAADAIRRP, translated from the coding sequence GTGCCACGTGGTGACGGTCGACTCAATCACGATCTACTTCCCGGCGAGAAAGGCCCCCAGGACGCGTGTGGCGTCTTCGGTGTCTGGGCTCCGGGCGAAGAGGTCGCAAAGCTCACGTACTTCGGGCTCTACGCCCTCCAGCATCGGGGCCAGGAATCCGCGGGAATCGCGGTCAGCAACGGCTCCCAGATCCTCGTCTTCAAGGACATGGGCCTGGTCTCCCAGGTCTTCGACGAGACCTCGCTCGGTTCGCTCCAGGGTCACATCGCGGTCGGACACGCCCGCTACTCGACCACCGGCGCCTCCGTGTGGGAGAACGCCCAGCCGACCTTCCGCGCCACCGCGCACGGCTCCATCGCGCTCGGCCACAACGGCAACCTGGTCAACACGGCCCAGCTCGCCGAGATGGTCGCCGACCTGCCCAAGCAGGAGGGCGGCCGCACTCCGCGCGTGGCGGCCACCAACGACACCGACCTGCTCACCGCGCTGCTCGCGGCCCAGGTCGACGAGGACGGCAACCCGCTGACCATCGAGGAGGCCGCCCACCAGGTCCTCCCGCAGGTCAAGGGCGCCTTCTCCCTCGTCTTCATGGACGAGCACACCCTTTACGCCGCCCGTGACCCGCAGGGCATCCGCCCGCTGGTCCTCGGCCGCCTGGAGCGCGGCTGGGTCGTCGCCTCCGAGTCCGCGGCCCTCGACATCTGCGGCGCCAGCTACGTCCGTGAGGTCGAGCCGGGCGAGTTCATCGCCATCGACGAGAACGGCCTGCGCACCTCCCGATTCGCGGAAGCGAAGCCCAAGGGCTGTGTCTTCGAGTACGTGTACCTGGCCCGCCCGGACACCGACATCGCCGGCCGGAACGTCTACCTCTCCCGCGTGGAGATGGGCCGCAAGCTCGCGAAGGAAGCCCCGGTCGAGGCCGACCTGGTCATAGCGACCCCGGAGTCCGGCACCCCGGCCGCCATCGGCTACGCGGAGGCGAGCGGCATCCCGTTCGGCGCGGGCCTGGTGAAGAACGCGTACGTCGGACGTACGTTCATCCAGCCCTCGCAGACCATCCGCCAGCTCGGCATCCGCCTGAAGCTGAACCCGCTGAAGGAAGTCATCAAGGGCAAGCGCCTGGTCGTCGTCGACGACTCGATCGTGCGCGGCAACACCCAGCGCGCCCTGGTCCGCATGCTCCGCGAGGCGGGAGCGGCGGAGGTCCACATCCGGATCTCCTCGCCCCCCGTGAAGTGGCCCTGCTTCTTCGGCATCGACTTCGCCACCCGCGCCGAGCTCATCGCCAACGGCATGACCATCGAGGAGATCGGCACCTCGCTCGGCGCCGACTCGCTGTCGTACATCTCGATCGACGGCATGATCGAGGCGACCACCATCGCCAAGCCGAACCTCTGCCGTGCCTGCTTCGACGGCGAGTACCCGATGGATCTCCCGGACCCCGAACTGCTCGGGAAGCAGCTCCTCGAGACGGAGCTGGCCGCCGGCCCGGCCGCCACGGCCGCCGCCGACGCGATCCGCCGCCCGTAG
- the purM gene encoding phosphoribosylformylglycinamidine cyclo-ligase produces MSETTGASYAAAGVDIEAGDRAVELMKEWVKKTQRPEVLGGLGGFAGLFDASALKRYERPLLASATDGVGTKVDVARQMGVYDTIGHDLVAMVMDDIVVCGAEPLFMTDYICVGKVHPERVAAIVKGIAEGCVLAGCALVGGETAEHPGLLGEDDFDVAGAGTGVVEADRLLGPDRIRKGDAVIAMAASGLHSNGYSLVRHVLLNQAGLALDAQIDELGRTLGKELLEPTKIYSLDCLALTRTTDVHAYSHVTGGGLAANLARVIPDTLHAIVDRTTWTPAPIFDLVGKTGQVERLELEKTLNMGVGMIAIVPEESADVALATLADRGVDAWVAGEITDRGDHETGAALVGTYSN; encoded by the coding sequence ATGTCTGAGACAACTGGTGCCAGCTACGCAGCCGCGGGCGTCGACATCGAAGCGGGCGACCGCGCCGTCGAGCTGATGAAGGAGTGGGTGAAGAAGACCCAGCGCCCCGAGGTCCTCGGCGGCCTCGGCGGTTTCGCTGGCCTCTTCGACGCCTCCGCCCTCAAGCGCTACGAGCGTCCCCTCCTCGCCTCCGCCACGGACGGCGTCGGCACGAAGGTCGACGTCGCCCGCCAGATGGGCGTCTACGACACCATCGGCCACGACCTGGTCGCCATGGTCATGGACGACATCGTGGTGTGCGGTGCCGAGCCGCTGTTCATGACCGACTACATCTGCGTCGGCAAGGTCCACCCCGAGCGCGTCGCCGCCATCGTCAAGGGCATCGCCGAGGGCTGTGTGCTCGCCGGCTGCGCCCTGGTCGGCGGCGAGACGGCCGAGCACCCCGGTCTGCTGGGCGAGGACGACTTCGACGTCGCCGGCGCCGGTACGGGCGTCGTGGAGGCCGACCGGCTGCTGGGCCCGGATCGCATTCGTAAGGGTGACGCGGTGATCGCCATGGCGGCGTCCGGTCTTCACTCGAACGGGTACTCGCTCGTCCGGCACGTGCTGCTGAACCAGGCCGGTCTGGCCCTGGACGCACAGATCGACGAACTCGGCCGCACCCTCGGCAAGGAGCTGCTGGAGCCGACGAAGATCTACTCGCTGGACTGCCTCGCCCTTACCCGCACCACGGACGTACACGCGTACAGCCACGTCACGGGTGGCGGTCTGGCCGCCAACCTGGCCCGGGTGATCCCGGACACCCTGCACGCGATCGTCGACCGCACCACCTGGACCCCGGCCCCGATCTTCGACCTCGTCGGCAAGACGGGTCAGGTCGAGCGCCTGGAGCTGGAGAAGACCCTGAACATGGGCGTCGGCATGATCGCGATCGTGCCCGAGGAGTCCGCGGACGTGGCCCTGGCGACGCTGGCCGACCGAGGCGTGGACGCCTGGGTCGCGGGCGAGATCACGGACAGGGGCGACCACGAGACGGGCGCGGCCCTCGTGGGTACGTATTCAAATTAA
- a CDS encoding DUF3073 domain-containing protein, whose translation MGRGRAKAKQTKVARQLKYNSGGTDLSRLAEELGASTSNQSPNGDRFEDDEQDDDDLYSKYADLYEDDDDDQDEDPSEQRRGA comes from the coding sequence ATGGGGCGCGGCCGGGCCAAGGCCAAGCAGACGAAGGTCGCCCGCCAGCTGAAGTACAACAGCGGTGGGACAGACCTCTCACGCCTGGCCGAGGAGCTGGGCGCATCGACGTCGAACCAGTCGCCGAACGGCGATCGTTTCGAGGACGATGAGCAGGACGACGACGACCTGTACTCGAAGTACGCCGACCTCTATGAGGACGACGACGACGATCAGGACGAGGACCCCTCGGAGCAGCGTCGCGGCGCTTGA
- a CDS encoding Glu/Leu/Phe/Val dehydrogenase dimerization domain-containing protein, translated as MTDVTHGVLHTLFHSDQGGHEQVVLCQDRASGLKAVIAIHSTALGPALGGTRFYPYATEEEAVADALNLARGMSYKNAMAGLDHGGGKAVIIGDPDRIKSEELLLAYGRFVASLGGRYVTACDVGTYVADMDVVARECPWTTGRSPENGGAGDSSVLTAFGVYQGMRASAQHLWGDPSLRGRKVGIAGVGKVGHHLVEHLRAEGAEVFITDVREEAVGRILAAHPTGVTAVADTATLIRVEGLDIYAPCALGGALNDDTVPVLTATVVCGAANNQLAHPGVEKDLADRGILYAPDYVVNAGGVIQVADELHGFDFERCKAKAAKIYDTTLAIFARAKTDGIPPAAAADRIAEQRMAEARGAH; from the coding sequence GTGACCGACGTAACACACGGCGTCCTGCACACCCTGTTCCACTCGGATCAGGGGGGTCATGAGCAAGTAGTGCTCTGCCAGGACCGCGCCAGCGGCCTCAAGGCCGTCATCGCCATCCACTCCACCGCTCTGGGCCCCGCCCTCGGCGGTACGCGCTTCTACCCGTACGCGACCGAGGAAGAGGCCGTCGCCGACGCGCTGAACCTCGCGCGCGGGATGTCGTACAAGAACGCCATGGCCGGTCTCGACCACGGCGGCGGCAAGGCCGTGATCATCGGTGATCCGGACCGGATCAAGTCCGAGGAGCTGCTGCTGGCCTACGGCCGGTTCGTGGCTTCGCTGGGCGGTCGGTACGTCACCGCGTGCGACGTCGGTACGTACGTCGCCGACATGGACGTCGTGGCGCGCGAGTGCCCCTGGACGACCGGACGCTCCCCGGAGAACGGCGGCGCGGGCGACTCCTCCGTGCTCACCGCCTTCGGCGTCTACCAGGGCATGCGGGCCTCCGCCCAGCACCTGTGGGGCGACCCCTCCCTGCGTGGCCGCAAGGTCGGCATCGCGGGCGTCGGCAAGGTCGGTCACCACCTGGTGGAGCACCTGCGGGCGGAGGGCGCCGAGGTCTTCATCACGGACGTCCGCGAGGAGGCCGTGGGCCGGATCCTCGCGGCCCATCCGACGGGCGTGACGGCCGTCGCCGACACCGCGACCCTGATCCGCGTGGAGGGCCTCGACATCTACGCCCCCTGCGCGCTCGGCGGGGCCCTGAACGACGACACCGTGCCGGTGCTGACCGCCACGGTGGTGTGCGGTGCGGCCAACAACCAGCTCGCCCACCCGGGCGTCGAGAAGGACCTCGCCGACCGCGGGATCCTCTACGCGCCCGACTACGTGGTGAACGCCGGCGGCGTCATCCAGGTCGCCGACGAGCTGCACGGCTTCGACTTCGAGCGGTGCAAGGCGAAGGCGGCGAAGATCTACGACACCACGCTGGCCATATTCGCACGTGCGAAGACGGATGGGATTCCGCCGGCCGCCGCGGCCGACCGGATCGCCGAGCAGCGGATGGCGGAGGCACGCGGAGCGCACTGA
- the bldC gene encoding developmental transcriptional regulator BldC codes for MTARTPDAEPLLTPAEVATMFRVDPKTVTRWAKAGKLTSIRTLGGHRRYREAEVRALLAGIPQQRSEA; via the coding sequence ATGACCGCTCGCACCCCTGATGCCGAGCCGCTGCTGACCCCGGCTGAGGTCGCCACGATGTTCCGCGTCGACCCCAAGACGGTCACGCGGTGGGCGAAGGCCGGGAAGCTTACGTCCATCCGCACGCTCGGCGGACACCGCCGTTACCGCGAGGCTGAGGTCCGCGCTCTGCTCGCGGGCATCCCGCAGCAGCGCAGCGAGGCCTGA